A part of Streptomyces sp. DSM 40750 genomic DNA contains:
- a CDS encoding 3-hydroxyacyl-CoA dehydrogenase family protein: protein MSSAAAAPSVVGVIGGGRMGAGIAQSFAAVGSRVVVVERDGATAAAALERIAAGLRQAAERGTLAGPSDLDVPERVIAVSSVAELPHDADLVVEAVPENAGLKAEVLAAAEDVVRDGCVLASNTSSLSVTELAAALRRPGRFLGMHFFNPVPVSALVELVLAPETDATALDAAVRWTHALGKEDVVVKDSPGFASSRLGLALGLEAIRMVEEGVADPEAIDKAMRLGYRHPMGPLRLTDVVGLDVRLAIAEHLRTTLGERFAPPRLLREKVARGELGRKTGQGFYRW, encoded by the coding sequence ATGAGTTCGGCAGCAGCAGCGCCTTCCGTGGTGGGGGTGATCGGCGGTGGACGTATGGGCGCCGGTATCGCCCAGTCGTTCGCGGCCGTCGGGTCGCGCGTGGTCGTCGTGGAGCGCGACGGCGCGACGGCGGCCGCCGCCCTGGAGCGGATCGCCGCGGGACTTCGGCAGGCGGCCGAACGCGGGACGCTCGCCGGACCGTCCGACCTGGACGTGCCGGAACGGGTGATCGCCGTGTCGTCGGTCGCCGAACTGCCCCACGACGCGGATCTCGTCGTCGAGGCGGTCCCAGAGAACGCCGGCCTCAAGGCGGAGGTGCTCGCCGCCGCCGAGGACGTCGTGCGGGACGGATGCGTGCTGGCCAGCAACACCAGCTCCCTGTCCGTCACCGAACTCGCGGCGGCTCTGCGGCGTCCTGGGCGTTTCCTCGGGATGCACTTCTTCAACCCCGTGCCCGTCTCCGCCCTCGTGGAACTGGTCCTGGCCCCCGAAACCGACGCGACGGCCCTCGACGCGGCGGTCCGCTGGACGCACGCCCTCGGCAAGGAGGACGTCGTCGTCAAGGACTCCCCCGGGTTCGCCAGCAGCCGCCTCGGCCTCGCCCTCGGCCTGGAGGCGATCCGCATGGTCGAGGAAGGGGTCGCCGACCCGGAGGCCATCGACAAGGCCATGCGCCTCGGCTACCGGCACCCGATGGGCCCGCTGCGGCTGACCGACGTGGTGGGACTCGACGTGCGGCTCGCCATCGCGGAGCACCTGCGCACGACGCTCGGCGAACGCTTCGCGCCGCCGCGGCTGCTACGGGAGAAGGTCGCCCGCGGTGAGCTGGGCCGCAAGACCGGTCAGGGGTTCTACCGATGGTGA
- a CDS encoding thiolase family protein, whose amino-acid sequence MSDEVYLIDGARTPQGRYGGALASVRPDDLAALVVGEAVRRAGIPADSVDEVILGAANQAGEDNRDVARMAVLLAGLPHTVPGYTVNRLCASGLTAVASATQAVRAGEAELVVAGGVESMTRAPWVMAKPGTPWARPGDVHDTSLGWRFTNPRFPATTTLSMGETAEEVAALDGITRLEADSFALRSHRRAVAARSAGRFAAEIVPVPVADGEVTEDEGPRPTTTLERLSGLRTAFRPGGVVTAGNSSPLSDGAAALVVASGAAVERYGLTPRARVVTATSAGVEPHLMGLGPVPATTKALDRAGWTVDDLAAIELNEAFAVQALAVIRRLKLDPDRVNADGGAIALGHPLGCSGTRVLLTLLGRLEREGGRRGLATLCVGVGQGVAMLVERV is encoded by the coding sequence ATGTCCGATGAGGTCTATCTGATCGACGGGGCCCGCACTCCACAGGGCCGCTACGGCGGTGCCCTGGCGTCCGTACGCCCCGACGACCTGGCCGCCCTCGTCGTCGGCGAGGCCGTGCGACGCGCCGGGATCCCGGCCGACTCCGTGGACGAGGTGATCCTCGGCGCCGCGAACCAGGCCGGCGAGGACAACCGTGACGTCGCCCGGATGGCCGTCCTGCTGGCCGGACTTCCGCACACCGTGCCCGGATACACCGTCAACCGGCTGTGCGCCTCCGGGCTCACCGCGGTCGCCTCCGCCACGCAGGCGGTGCGGGCGGGTGAGGCCGAACTGGTCGTGGCCGGCGGAGTCGAGTCGATGACCCGTGCGCCCTGGGTGATGGCCAAGCCGGGCACCCCCTGGGCGCGGCCGGGCGACGTCCACGACACCTCGCTCGGCTGGCGCTTCACCAACCCGCGCTTCCCCGCCACGACCACACTGTCGATGGGGGAGACCGCGGAGGAGGTCGCCGCCCTGGACGGCATCACCCGTCTGGAGGCCGACTCCTTCGCGTTGCGCAGCCACCGTCGGGCGGTGGCCGCGCGGTCGGCGGGCCGGTTCGCGGCGGAGATCGTCCCGGTGCCGGTGGCGGACGGTGAGGTGACCGAGGACGAGGGGCCGCGCCCGACCACCACGCTGGAGAGGCTGAGCGGCCTGCGCACCGCGTTCCGCCCGGGCGGCGTCGTCACCGCGGGCAACTCCTCGCCGCTGTCCGACGGGGCCGCCGCCCTGGTGGTGGCGAGCGGGGCGGCGGTGGAACGGTACGGGCTGACTCCCCGGGCCCGTGTCGTCACCGCCACCTCGGCCGGGGTCGAACCCCACCTGATGGGGCTCGGCCCGGTGCCGGCCACCACCAAGGCCCTGGACCGGGCCGGCTGGACGGTCGACGACCTCGCCGCGATCGAACTCAACGAGGCCTTCGCCGTCCAGGCCCTGGCGGTCATCCGCCGCCTGAAGCTCGACCCGGACCGCGTCAACGCCGACGGCGGCGCCATCGCCCTCGGCCACCCCCTGGGCTGCTCCGGCACCCGCGTCCTGCTCACCCTTCTGGGCCGGCTGGAACGCGAGGGCGGCCGACGGGGCCTGGCGACCCTCTGCGTCGGGGTCGGACAGGGCGTGGCCATGCTCGTGGAGCGCGTATGA
- the paaN gene encoding phenylacetic acid degradation protein PaaN, with the protein MSPDQSPDQSSPHQHPDFFARHADLLDQAAARTADRGYWTPYPEAPSTSAYGAEAPAAGEAAFRDLLDRPFPLDGHPTTGTVPASEVSPYGFPLGISYPHLAPGAAVATAKSAAPAWRSASPDVRAGVAAEILARLNAASFEIAHAVQHTTGQPFVMAFQAGGPHAQDRGLEAVAYAWEAQRRHPATARWSKPRRRGGPLIMDKTYTPVGRGVSVLIACNTFPTWNGYPGFFASLVTGNPVVVKPHRRAVLPLAITVRIAREVLAEAGFDPDVVLLAASRPEERTAPALATHPDVRIVDFTGSSEFGDWLEDNARQAVVHTEKAGLNTVVVDSTDDYAGLLRNLAFSLSLYSGQMCTTPQNILVPRDGFATDQGPRTADEFAADLGSALDDLLADPARATATLGAIVNGGVLARLEEAAALGRTAHPSRTVTHPDHPDAVVRTPLVARLDAEADEKTYTSEWFGPVSFVIATDDTAHSLRVLHDTVRRHGALTACVYTTGEDALAAARATALEAGVHLSENLTADVFPNQSAAFSDFHGTSANPAANATLTDPAFVTGRFAVLQSRRHAPAEEHKEHSDVR; encoded by the coding sequence ATGTCCCCCGACCAGTCCCCCGACCAGTCGTCCCCCCACCAGCATCCCGACTTCTTCGCCCGCCACGCGGATCTCCTCGACCAGGCTGCGGCCCGCACGGCCGACCGCGGCTACTGGACGCCCTACCCGGAGGCCCCCAGCACCTCCGCGTACGGAGCCGAAGCGCCCGCCGCGGGCGAGGCTGCCTTCCGTGACCTCCTCGACCGCCCCTTCCCTCTCGACGGGCACCCCACCACCGGTACCGTCCCCGCCTCGGAGGTGTCGCCGTACGGCTTCCCCCTCGGCATCAGCTACCCGCACCTGGCTCCCGGGGCCGCCGTGGCGACGGCCAAGTCCGCAGCGCCGGCGTGGCGTTCCGCGTCCCCCGACGTCCGGGCGGGCGTGGCGGCCGAGATCCTGGCCCGGCTGAACGCGGCGAGCTTCGAGATCGCGCACGCCGTGCAGCACACCACCGGCCAGCCCTTCGTGATGGCCTTCCAGGCGGGCGGGCCGCACGCCCAGGACCGTGGGCTGGAGGCGGTGGCGTACGCCTGGGAGGCACAGCGGCGCCACCCCGCCACCGCGCGCTGGAGCAAGCCCCGGCGCCGAGGCGGCCCGCTGATCATGGACAAGACCTACACCCCGGTCGGCCGGGGCGTGTCCGTGCTCATCGCCTGCAACACCTTCCCCACCTGGAACGGCTATCCGGGCTTCTTCGCGAGCCTGGTCACCGGCAACCCGGTGGTCGTCAAGCCGCACCGGCGGGCCGTGCTGCCGCTGGCGATCACCGTGCGGATCGCCCGCGAGGTGCTGGCGGAGGCCGGTTTCGACCCGGACGTGGTGCTGCTGGCCGCCTCGCGCCCCGAGGAGCGCACCGCTCCCGCCCTGGCCACCCACCCCGATGTGCGGATCGTGGACTTCACCGGTTCCAGCGAGTTCGGCGACTGGCTGGAGGACAACGCACGCCAGGCCGTCGTCCACACGGAGAAGGCGGGTCTGAACACCGTCGTGGTGGACTCCACGGACGACTACGCCGGACTGCTGCGCAACCTCGCGTTCTCGCTGTCGCTCTACAGCGGCCAGATGTGCACCACCCCGCAGAACATCCTCGTGCCCCGTGACGGGTTCGCCACCGATCAAGGGCCGCGTACGGCCGACGAGTTCGCCGCCGACCTGGGCTCCGCGCTGGACGACCTGCTCGCCGACCCGGCCCGCGCCACCGCCACCCTCGGCGCGATCGTGAACGGCGGAGTGCTCGCGCGGCTGGAGGAGGCGGCAGCCCTGGGCCGTACCGCCCATCCCTCCCGCACCGTGACCCACCCCGACCATCCCGACGCCGTCGTCCGCACCCCGCTGGTGGCCCGGCTCGACGCCGAGGCCGACGAGAAGACCTACACGAGCGAGTGGTTCGGACCGGTCTCCTTCGTCATCGCCACCGACGACACCGCGCACTCGCTGCGCGTCCTGCACGACACCGTACGACGCCACGGTGCGCTCACCGCCTGCGTGTACACGACCGGCGAGGACGCCCTGGCGGCGGCGCGGGCGACGGCCCTGGAGGCCGGCGTGCACCTGTCGGAGAACCTGACCGCCGACGTGTTCCCCAACCAGTCCGCCGCCTTCAGCGACTTCCACGGCACCTCGGCCAACCCGGCCGCCAACGCGACCCTGACCGACCCGGCGTTCGTCACCGGTCGCTTCGCCGTCCTCCAGTCCCGCCGCCACGCTCCCGCCGAGGAGCACAAGGAGCACTCCGATGTCCGATGA
- a CDS encoding enoyl-CoA hydratase/isomerase family protein: MNDTAADRPYETLSVEERADRVVVTLRRPAARNAIDGLMISELHRVCEELERTPKLLLLTGHGGVFAGGADIGELRRRGRDEALEGINSRLFERVRRLPLPTIAVVPGWALGGGAELAYACDLRIAGPDAVFGNPEPGLGILAAAGACWRLRELVGESVAKQVLLAGRSLDAGAALACGLVMDVVPTDRLFDEAHAVLDRMSRSSALALRLTKLVTDAAGAHPVADDLAQAVLFESPDKQERMTRFLEKKGGRA; the protein is encoded by the coding sequence ATGAACGACACAGCCGCGGACCGCCCGTACGAGACGCTGTCGGTCGAGGAGCGCGCCGACCGGGTGGTGGTCACCCTGCGCCGACCCGCCGCCCGCAACGCCATCGACGGCCTGATGATCTCCGAACTGCACCGCGTCTGCGAGGAGTTGGAGCGCACCCCGAAGCTGCTGCTGCTCACCGGGCACGGCGGGGTCTTCGCCGGCGGCGCCGACATCGGGGAACTGCGGCGGCGCGGCCGGGACGAGGCGCTGGAGGGGATCAACAGCCGTCTGTTCGAGCGGGTGCGGAGGCTGCCCCTGCCCACGATCGCCGTCGTGCCGGGCTGGGCGCTGGGCGGCGGGGCCGAGTTGGCGTACGCCTGCGACCTGAGGATCGCGGGGCCGGACGCGGTCTTCGGCAACCCCGAACCGGGGCTGGGCATCCTCGCCGCCGCCGGGGCGTGCTGGCGGCTGCGCGAGCTGGTGGGCGAGTCGGTGGCCAAGCAGGTCCTGCTCGCCGGGCGGAGCCTCGACGCCGGGGCCGCCCTCGCCTGCGGCCTGGTCATGGACGTCGTACCGACGGACCGGCTCTTCGACGAGGCGCACGCGGTGCTCGACCGGATGTCCCGTTCCTCGGCGCTCGCCCTGCGGCTCACCAAGCTCGTCACCGATGCGGCCGGGGCCCATCCCGTGGCCGACGACCTGGCTCAGGCGGTGCTCTTCGAGAGCCCGGACAAGCAGGAGCGCATGACGCGGTTCCTGGAGAAGAAGGGGGGCCGGGCATGA